The Shewanella pealeana ATCC 700345 genome contains the following window.
GATCTTGCAGGTGGTACTGGTGATTTAACCGCGAAGTTTTCTCGTATCGTCGGTGAAACAGGCCAAGTAACCCTAGCCGATATTAACGACTCTATGCTTAAAGTTGGTCGTGAAAAGCTACGTGACAAAGGTATTGTTGGTAACGTTAACTACGTCCAAGCTAATGCCGAAGCCTTGCCTTTCCCTGATAATCATTTTGATATTATCACCATCGCTTTTGGTCTACGAAATGTGACCAACAAAGATGCTGCAATCGCTTCTATGTTGCGCGTACTTAAGCCTGGTGGAAAGCTATTAGTACTTGAGTTTTCAAAGCCTCAGCATGAGATTATGCGTAAAATCTATGACATCTATAGCTTTAAAGTACTACCAAAAATGGGTTCTTTAATCACTAAAGATGCAGACAGCTATGAATACCTTGCTGAGTCAATTCGTATGCACCCAGATCAAGATACCTTAAAGCAGATGATGGAAGATGCAGGCTTTGAACAAGTCAATTATACCAATATGACTGACGGTATCGTTGCCTTACACAAGGGTTATAAATTCTGATAGGGCTCACTATGTCTCGTGACTTGTCACTACTGACCTGTGCCGCGATTGAGATCAGCTTAAACAAGCTGATCTCTCAATCTCCTGAAGATTACGCTAAGTTGCGTAATCTTCATGGCAAAGTGCTATGCATCCAGCTTTCACAGCTTAGCTGGCCGCTATACTTTCTGTTTGCTAAAGAGATCCAAGTCTTCTCGCGCTATGAAGGCGAAGTCACGACCAAAGTCAATGCCGATGCTACCACCCTCTACCAACTAACTGAGGGGGCAAATCTCACCGAACTGATCAAACAAGATAAGCTCAGTCTCGAGGGTGATCTCAGCTTATTACAAACATTCAGCCATTATATGCAACAAGTTGAAGTCGACTTTGCAGAGCCTCTATCGCACTACATTGGTGATGCCCCGACCCACTTTATTCATCAGGGGCTCAAACAAGCCAAGCAAGATGTCACTAAGGTTCTACGTAAGACACGTTCACATCTTGGACAACTGACCACTGAAGAGTATCGACTCGCTCCCCATAAGCTCGAATATATCTATTTAAGTGATAGAATCGATGACTTAGCCGCCGATGTCGAGGCGACAGCTACACGGATTGACCAGCTTATCAACAGGGTAAAAACACAACCATGACAGTAAAAAGTATCAGGCGCGCTTATCACGTTATTCGTACTGCATTGCATTACGGACTGGATGATTTACTTCCCCCTAAGTTAACGCCTTGGTACTTCAAACTCTTAAGGTACTGCTTCTTTTGGCTACGAAATCAACACAAAGATAAAGTCGGTGGTGAGCGGTTAAAGCTTGCGATGCAAGAGCTTGGGCCTGTCTACATCAAGTTTGGACAGATGCTGTCGACTCGTCGTGACCTGTTATCTGATGAGTGGGCCGAAGAACTTGCCATGTTGCAAGATAGGGTGCCACCGTTTGACTCAGCAATTGCAAGGGAATCTATCGAGAAGGAACTCAATGCTCCAATCGAACGCTACTTTAACGACTTTGACGACACCCCGCTGGCTTCGGCCTCTATCTCTCAAGTTCATACTGCCACGCTGAAATCTAATGGCGCAGCTGTCGTCCTCAAAGTATTACGCCCAGATGTTGAGAAGAAGGTTCATGCAGATTTACTGCTGATGTCACAAGCTGCCGATTTTCTAGAGAGGCTGCTAGGTGCAAATAATCGCTTACGTCCTGCTGAAGTGGTTGAAGACTACCGTACGACCATAGAGGGCGAGCTCAACCTCAAACTCGAAGCGCTCAATGCCATAAAGTTACGCAATAACTTTATCGACTCCAATGCACTCTACATCCCCTATATGTATGAAGAGTTATGCTTCACGCGACTAATTGTTATGGAGCGTATCGACGGCATTCCAGTATCAGATAAAGTAGCACTAGAAGCCCAAGGCACTAACTTAAAGCTGCTTGCTGAGCGTGGTGTAGAGCTGTTCTTCACTCAAGTATTCCGTGATAACTTTTTCCACGCAGACATGCACCCAGGCAATGTATTCGTCAGTAGAGAGCATCCTAACGACCCTTTCTATATCGGTTTAGATTGCGGCATCATGGGTACGCTTACCGATGAGGATAAACGCTACTTGGCCGAGAATTTCTTAGCCTTCTTCAATCGCGACTATCGCCGCATTGCTCAGCTTTATATTGAGTCGGGCTGGGTCTCAGCCGATACCGATGTGGGTGCCTTCGAACAAGCGGTAAAAGTGGTTTGTGAGCCGATGTTTAACAAACCACTAGATGAGATATCATTTGGCCATGTGCTGCTTGAGCTATTTAGAACCGCACGTCGCTTCGACATGGTGGTGCAACCACAGCTGGTTTTACTCGAAAAAACCCTACTGTATATCGAAGGGCTTGGGCGTCAACTGTATCCGCAACTGGATTTATGGCAAACGGCTAAACCTTTCTTAGAGCAGTGGATGGCCGAGCAGGTTGGTCCTAAAGCCATGGCAGCAAAAGTTAAGCAGCAGTTACCTTATTGGGCCGAACACTTGCCTGAACTGCCAGAACTTATCTATGACAACTTGAAAATAGGTCGCGACCTATCTAAAAATCAAAACAAATTGTTAGATCGGTATCTCAAACATCAGCAAAAAGCTCATAAAAGTAACTATCTGTTGATTACATCGGCCATTTTAGTGATCTGTGGCACTATTTTGTTAAACCAAGACGCTACACTATGGCCCTCTTATGGCAGTATTGGCATAGGCATCACTCTGTGGGTGCTGGGATGGCGATCGAGACCAAAGAATCGCAAAATTTAGCTAGACCTAAATAACCAAAGGTTCATAATAGAACCAGTATCTAATCAAGAGGATTCATCCATGGGTGGCATTAGTATTTGGCAACTTCTTATCATTGCTTTAATTGTCGTATTATTGTTTGGAACTAAGAAGTTACGTTCACTAGGCGGCGATTTAGGTGGTGCAGTTAAGGGCTTTAAGAACGCCATGTCTTCTGAAGAAGAGAAGAAAGCTCTAGAAGAAAACGCAACTGACAAGCCAGCTGCTGACACTGCTAAAGTGACAGAAACTGCAAAAGTTGCTGAGACAGCCGAGAAAAAGGCTGAGTCTAAAGGTAAAGAACAGGCGTAATCGACTATGTTCGACGGTATCGGCTTTATGGAGTTGCTGCTGATTGGGATCTTGGGCCTAGTAGTACTTGGCCCAGAAAGACTTCCAACGGCTGTGCGCTCAATTTCTAGCTGGATCCGCGCCATGAAAAAAATGGCTAACTCGGTAAAAGACGAATTAGAGCAAGAGCTTAAAATTGAGCAACTGCACTCTGATTTGAAAAATGCAGAGAGTCAGGGTTTAAAGAACCTTTCTCCAGAGTTACAGGATTCAATCGATCAATTAAAAGAAGCGGCTCAATCTGTTAATCGTCCTTATCAAGTAGAAGACGTGCCTGCGGCGAAAGAAACTCCTGCCAAAGAAACACCAACTGCTGAAAAAAGTACGACTACAGGTGCTAATTCAGACAAACCTAACGGGTAGTCCATGTCACAACAGCAGCCATTAATCAGCCATCTGCTCGAGTTGCGCACTAAGTTACTGCGGGCAATTGGCAGTGTTCTTTTGGTGTTTATTTGCTTGGTATATTGGGCAAACGATATCTACCATTATATGGCCACCCCATTGATGCAGGCACTGCCTGAATCAAGCAGTATGATTGCAACCGATGTTGCTGCGCCATTTTTTGCCCCCTTTAAATTGACATTAGTTCTGTCGTTTTTTGTTGCAGTACCTTATGTCCTTTATCAAGTGTGGTCTTTTGTCGCACCTGGTCTGTATAAGCATGAAAAGCGCTTGGTTGTACCTCTACTAGCGAGCAGTACGTTGCTCTTCTATCTAGGTATCGCTTTCGCCTATTATATCGTTTTCCCTGTCGTATTTGGTTTCTTTACCAGCGTGGCCCCTGAAGGGGTTGAAGTTGCGACTGACATCAGCAGTTATTTGAATTTTATTCTAAAACTGTTCTTTGCATTTGGTTTGGCTTTTGAGATCCCAGTAGCGGTTGTCCTACTATGTTGGGCGGGTGTCACCACACCTGCAGAGCTAAAAGAGAAACGACCATATATCGTGGTCGGTGCATTTGTTATCGGTATGCTACTAACGCCACCAGATATCATCTCTCAAACTATGTTAGCGATCCCAATGCTAATTCTGTTTGAAGGCGGTTTAGTGGCTGCACGTTTCTACAGCAAGCCAGATGAAGATGAAGATGAAGATGAGACTGAGCAGGAAAAACCTGAGTCTTAGTACTATCAATCAGTAGTATTCTCAATAAATAGTCGTGTTTATAAAAGGTATTATCTTGTGATAACTCAACACAGATAATACCTTTTTTGTTTTCTACTCCCCGCTCAATCAATAACATTTGTGTTTCAATTGCCTCAATAAAATGTAAAATCAATCCGAACCTATTTATAAGGGATAAAGGAAGTTATTGATGATGAAAGCACAGCTACTCTTACTCACTACCGCGTCTTTAATGCTATCGAGCGCAGCCCAAGCATCTATCGAAACACAGTTAGCTAAATGCGCATCAATTGGAGACAAGCTCGAACGCTTAATTTGCTACGACAATCTTTCTTCATCACTTGGCACAAACACTGTCATTACCAAACAACCCGTCACAGAAACGGTCTCAGTTGCAGCCTCTACAGCCGTGGTTGTTTCGACTGAGAGTTCACATGATAACTTTGGCAAAGTGAAAAAAGCTGAGGCGGAAGAAGTCAGCAAGATCTATCTCGATGTGAGCAAGGTAGCTAAAGATCCCTACGGCGCAATGAAAATCCACTTTAGCAACGGCCAAGTTTGGAAACAGACTGACAGCCGTTCATTTAGATTAAAAGCAGAACAAACCGTCTATATAGAAAAAGCGGCATTAGGATCTTTCATGCTAGGCTCAGATGATCGCAATACAACCATTAGAGTAAAACGTTTAAAGTAATGCCAGAATATATGGATATAGCTGTCAACCTAGTTGGCAGCTCGCTTGAAAAAGACATTCAGCGAGTCGTCGATGATGCAGCGGCTCAGTCAGTCACCTCCATGGTGATTATTGGCAGTCACATCCAAGAGAGTGAACAGGCCATCAGTCTGTGTGAGCAGTTCCCAGGACAACTCTATTGTACCGCAGGTATTCACCCTCATCACGCCAGTGAATGGCAAACAGACAGTGCAGATATATTACGAAAATTAACCCTTTCTCCGAGCGTGATCGCTGTGGGCGAATGTGGTTTAGATTATAATCGCGACTTCTCCCCCAGAGATATGCAGCGCAAGGCATTTGCAGAGCAGTTGGCACTAGCCGTAGAACTCAAAATGCCTGTATTAATGCATGAGCGTGATGCCCATGATGATTTCCTAGCAATTCTAAAAGAATACCGTTCTGACCTGCCAGCGGCTCTGTTGCATTGCTTTACAGGCAATAAACAATCTCTCGATGCATATATAGAGTTGGATCTGTATTTAGGGGTGACGGGTTGGGTCTGCGATGAGCGCAGAGGACAAGAGCTAGCATCGCTCGTGCCTCACATTCCAGATGAGCGGATCTTGATTGAAACAGATAGCCCATACCTATTACCAAGAAGCATGCGCCCGAAACCAAAATCCAGTAAAAATGAACCTAAATATCTGCCATATATTGCTCAGTATGTTGCCGCTCTCAGACAGCAAAATATTAATGACTTTGCAGAGACAAGCTACAGAAATAGCCGTCGGTTCTTTGGTTTAGAGTATTAATGAAGGCCAAGCTTCTGCAACTTGTCCTTACCACATTATTGCTATTCTCTGGCTTAGTAACAGCTGGAGACCCCCTCATTATTACTAAGCATAGCGACGACAAAATTGAGCTAACATCCCAACTCTATATTACCCATGTGAATGCCACTATCGAACGGCTCGTGAACCCAGCCGTTCGATGGCAAAAATATGAACCAAAAGCGATGCTGGGCATTGGAGAAAAAGCCTATTGGGTTAGGTTATCCCTTAGCTATGAATCAGGTGTTTCTAGGCAGCAAATTATATCTATCGCAAATCCACATTTAGATCATATCGAGTTTTATCACTTCAGTGGCCCTACGCTGCTTAAACAATTACGAGCAGGCGACAGTTTGCCTTTCAACCAAAGGCCTATTATAAGCACTCATTTTCTGTACTCGTTTAATAACCACCAACAAGATAGCCATGATTTCTATTTGCGAGTGAAAACGTCCGGAACATTTAGCATACCGATGACCCTCTGGACTATCGATTCCTACTACCAAAATGCCGAACGACATTCGGTCTTTTATGGTTTTCAGATTGGCGTGTTAATAGCCATTGGTATCTTTAGCCTGTTAATCGCTGTGACTTCTCATTCATTCAGTTATAGCTATTATGCTGGTTTTGTACTCTCCATTACCCTTTTTGTTGCGAGCTTACACGGATTAGCATTTAGGTTTATCTGGCCAAATTTTCCGAGCGTGCAAGAGTTTGCTTTGCCAGCCCTACTGAGCCTATCTATGATGTTTGCCTTCTTGTTCTCAGAGAAGGCAATGCACCTTAAGTACCACAATCAGACTATGCTGCGACTCTGTCGAGCTAGTGCCGCAATGTCTTTAGTGCTGCTTTTAAGCGGGTTATTACTCAACTACTCAACTGCGTTAACGATCAATATTTACGCGGTAATGCTTTCCAGCATATTATTAATGTGCATGTCTCTCGCCCAAGCTTTCAAAGGCAATAAGCTAGCAAAGTTCTTTGCTATAGGCTGGGCAGGTATGATGTTAGGGGCATTGATATCTGGTGCTATATATCTAGGTTTGCTTCACTGGGACCTTCAAGCTAAAACTCCTTTTATGATTGGCCTAAGTTTAGAGGTTGTTTTTATGGCAGCCCTACTCGCGATCCGCTATAACGATGAACGCCTAAATAAATTAAAAATACAGAAAGACGCACTCATTCAAGCAAATAAAGCACAGGAGACCAAAGAAGAGGCGTTACGCATCGAAGCTAGAAGTAGCGAAAAGTTATCTCAAATGGTTCAAGAACGCACCCTAGAACTAGAGATTGCCCTACGAGAACTCAATGAGGCAAATCAGAAACTCACCGAACAGACAAGAGTAGACAGCCTGACAGGCGTTAAAAATCGCGCCTCATTCGATAAACGTATCATGGCCGAAGGTCGAATTAGTCGAAGACAGCAGACCCCATTATCAATTTTAATGCTGGATATCGATCGCTTTAAATTAATTAATGACTCCTATGGCCACCTAGCTGGCGATCAAGCTTTACGCGTAATCGCCGATAAATTAAAAGAAACTTTAAAGCGACCAACCGATCTAGTGTCACGTTTTGGCGGAGAGGAGTTTGCTATTATATTACCCAACACTGATAAAATAGGTGCACAGCAAGTAGCTGAGACGTTAAGGAAAGTTATCTGCGAACTGCCTATTAGTTGGGGGGAAGACAGTATCCCTCTAACAGTTAGTATTGGGGTGAGTAGCGAAATTATTACCTCAGAAGAACATACTACTTTATTATTAGAACAAGCAGATAAAGCACTTTATCAAGCAAAGAATGACGGGCGTAACCGAGTAAGACTCTACAGCCCCGATCAAGATTAATATCACCATCGTCTGGAGCCAAATGTGAATATTATTACTAGTGCCTACCCACAACGTAGAATGCGCCGTATGCGTAAACATGAGTTTAGTCGCCGTCTAATGGCTGAAAATCAGCTATCAGTAAATGACTTAATCTACCCTATGTTTGTCTTAGAAGGTAACAACCGCACAGAGCAAGTTGCTTCAATGCCTGGTGTAGAGCGCCTTTCAATTGACCTATTACTTAAAGAAGCTGAAGAGCTTGTTGAGCTAGGTATTCCTCTAATTGCATTATTCCCAGTCACTCCAGCTGAGAAGAAAACTTTAATGGCTGAAGAAGCCTATAATGCCGATGCGCTAGCCCAACGTGCAGTTCGTGCACTGAAAGAAGCATTCCCTCAGCTTGGCGTCATGACAGACGTTGCACTCGACCCATTCACGACACATGGTCAAGATGGGATTATCGATGATACTGGCTATATCATGAATGATATCACCACAGAGATCTTGGTTAAACAGGCCCTGTCTCATGCTGAAGCTGGAGCTGATATCGTCGCCCCCTCAGACATGATGGATGGCCGTATTGGTGCTATTCGTAAAGCACTTGAAGAAGCTGGCCATGTGAATACACAGATCATGGCGTACTCAGCAAAGTACTCTTCTAATTACTACGGCCCTTTCCGTGATGCAGTTGGCTCTGCAGGCAACCTAAAAGGTGGCAATAAGCATAGCTACCAGATGGATCCAGCAAATAGCGATGAAGCACTACATGAAGTTGCTTTAGACATCCAAGAAGGCGCTGATATGGTCATGGTTAAGCCTG
Protein-coding sequences here:
- the ubiB gene encoding ubiquinone biosynthesis regulatory protein kinase UbiB codes for the protein MTVKSIRRAYHVIRTALHYGLDDLLPPKLTPWYFKLLRYCFFWLRNQHKDKVGGERLKLAMQELGPVYIKFGQMLSTRRDLLSDEWAEELAMLQDRVPPFDSAIARESIEKELNAPIERYFNDFDDTPLASASISQVHTATLKSNGAAVVLKVLRPDVEKKVHADLLLMSQAADFLERLLGANNRLRPAEVVEDYRTTIEGELNLKLEALNAIKLRNNFIDSNALYIPYMYEELCFTRLIVMERIDGIPVSDKVALEAQGTNLKLLAERGVELFFTQVFRDNFFHADMHPGNVFVSREHPNDPFYIGLDCGIMGTLTDEDKRYLAENFLAFFNRDYRRIAQLYIESGWVSADTDVGAFEQAVKVVCEPMFNKPLDEISFGHVLLELFRTARRFDMVVQPQLVLLEKTLLYIEGLGRQLYPQLDLWQTAKPFLEQWMAEQVGPKAMAAKVKQQLPYWAEHLPELPELIYDNLKIGRDLSKNQNKLLDRYLKHQQKAHKSNYLLITSAILVICGTILLNQDATLWPSYGSIGIGITLWVLGWRSRPKNRKI
- the ubiE gene encoding bifunctional demethylmenaquinone methyltransferase/2-methoxy-6-polyprenyl-1,4-benzoquinol methylase UbiE, with the translated sequence MSDDSSNSTHFGYKTVEAEKKADMVAGVFHSVAAKYDIMNDVMSFGIHRMWKRFTIESAGARPGMKVLDLAGGTGDLTAKFSRIVGETGQVTLADINDSMLKVGREKLRDKGIVGNVNYVQANAEALPFPDNHFDIITIAFGLRNVTNKDAAIASMLRVLKPGGKLLVLEFSKPQHEIMRKIYDIYSFKVLPKMGSLITKDADSYEYLAESIRMHPDQDTLKQMMEDAGFEQVNYTNMTDGIVALHKGYKF
- a CDS encoding ubiquinone biosynthesis accessory factor UbiJ, which translates into the protein MSRDLSLLTCAAIEISLNKLISQSPEDYAKLRNLHGKVLCIQLSQLSWPLYFLFAKEIQVFSRYEGEVTTKVNADATTLYQLTEGANLTELIKQDKLSLEGDLSLLQTFSHYMQQVEVDFAEPLSHYIGDAPTHFIHQGLKQAKQDVTKVLRKTRSHLGQLTTEEYRLAPHKLEYIYLSDRIDDLAADVEATATRIDQLINRVKTQP
- the tatB gene encoding Sec-independent protein translocase protein TatB, encoding MFDGIGFMELLLIGILGLVVLGPERLPTAVRSISSWIRAMKKMANSVKDELEQELKIEQLHSDLKNAESQGLKNLSPELQDSIDQLKEAAQSVNRPYQVEDVPAAKETPAKETPTAEKSTTTGANSDKPNG
- the tatC gene encoding twin-arginine translocase subunit TatC; this translates as MSQQQPLISHLLELRTKLLRAIGSVLLVFICLVYWANDIYHYMATPLMQALPESSSMIATDVAAPFFAPFKLTLVLSFFVAVPYVLYQVWSFVAPGLYKHEKRLVVPLLASSTLLFYLGIAFAYYIVFPVVFGFFTSVAPEGVEVATDISSYLNFILKLFFAFGLAFEIPVAVVLLCWAGVTTPAELKEKRPYIVVGAFVIGMLLTPPDIISQTMLAIPMLILFEGGLVAARFYSKPDEDEDEDETEQEKPES
- a CDS encoding sensor domain-containing diguanylate cyclase, which encodes MKAKLLQLVLTTLLLFSGLVTAGDPLIITKHSDDKIELTSQLYITHVNATIERLVNPAVRWQKYEPKAMLGIGEKAYWVRLSLSYESGVSRQQIISIANPHLDHIEFYHFSGPTLLKQLRAGDSLPFNQRPIISTHFLYSFNNHQQDSHDFYLRVKTSGTFSIPMTLWTIDSYYQNAERHSVFYGFQIGVLIAIGIFSLLIAVTSHSFSYSYYAGFVLSITLFVASLHGLAFRFIWPNFPSVQEFALPALLSLSMMFAFLFSEKAMHLKYHNQTMLRLCRASAAMSLVLLLSGLLLNYSTALTINIYAVMLSSILLMCMSLAQAFKGNKLAKFFAIGWAGMMLGALISGAIYLGLLHWDLQAKTPFMIGLSLEVVFMAALLAIRYNDERLNKLKIQKDALIQANKAQETKEEALRIEARSSEKLSQMVQERTLELEIALRELNEANQKLTEQTRVDSLTGVKNRASFDKRIMAEGRISRRQQTPLSILMLDIDRFKLINDSYGHLAGDQALRVIADKLKETLKRPTDLVSRFGGEEFAIILPNTDKIGAQQVAETLRKVICELPISWGEDSIPLTVSIGVSSEIITSEEHTTLLLEQADKALYQAKNDGRNRVRLYSPDQD
- the hemB gene encoding porphobilinogen synthase, coding for MNIITSAYPQRRMRRMRKHEFSRRLMAENQLSVNDLIYPMFVLEGNNRTEQVASMPGVERLSIDLLLKEAEELVELGIPLIALFPVTPAEKKTLMAEEAYNADALAQRAVRALKEAFPQLGVMTDVALDPFTTHGQDGIIDDTGYIMNDITTEILVKQALSHAEAGADIVAPSDMMDGRIGAIRKALEEAGHVNTQIMAYSAKYSSNYYGPFRDAVGSAGNLKGGNKHSYQMDPANSDEALHEVALDIQEGADMVMVKPGMPYLDIVHRVKTELAVPTFAYQVSGEYAMHMAAIQNGWLAEKAIVMESLLCFKRAGADGILTYFAKRAAQWLKEDK
- the tatA gene encoding Sec-independent protein translocase subunit TatA, with product MGGISIWQLLIIALIVVLLFGTKKLRSLGGDLGGAVKGFKNAMSSEEEKKALEENATDKPAADTAKVTETAKVAETAEKKAESKGKEQA
- a CDS encoding TatD family hydrolase → MPEYMDIAVNLVGSSLEKDIQRVVDDAAAQSVTSMVIIGSHIQESEQAISLCEQFPGQLYCTAGIHPHHASEWQTDSADILRKLTLSPSVIAVGECGLDYNRDFSPRDMQRKAFAEQLALAVELKMPVLMHERDAHDDFLAILKEYRSDLPAALLHCFTGNKQSLDAYIELDLYLGVTGWVCDERRGQELASLVPHIPDERILIETDSPYLLPRSMRPKPKSSKNEPKYLPYIAQYVAALRQQNINDFAETSYRNSRRFFGLEY